In Terriglobia bacterium, one genomic interval encodes:
- a CDS encoding 3-deoxy-D-manno-octulosonic acid transferase, giving the protein MYLLYSALAALALLLSSPVWLLRLLRHGKYRAGLGERFGRVPPRLRDPEQRPTIWAHAVSVGEVLAVSGLISELQPLLPSYRIVISTTTMTGQKLARDRFGEANVFYFPVDFAFAVRPYLRALRPDLVIIAETEFWPNFLRLARQSGARIAVVNARISDRSFPRYRRFRALIAPVLRQVDVFLAQGDEDRRRLIAIGAPAERVQVSGNLKFDLKPASETPLVAQFKSVLTGIGQVLVCGSTVEGEESIVLRAFAAVRERFPKALMILAPRHPERFAQVVELVATSGLHSWRRSQWDASQPIGPGILLLDTIGELASTYALADIAFVGGSLVPKGGHNILEAAQHGVAIVVGPHTENFRDMVALFRHADAVVIANADELAPTFLKLLADENRRHDLGARACAILRANSGATARTLAALESLLAERNAPASATSKISPRLET; this is encoded by the coding sequence ATGTATCTGCTTTACAGCGCGCTGGCCGCCTTGGCCCTGCTGCTCTCCTCGCCCGTCTGGCTGTTGCGCCTGTTGCGCCACGGCAAATACCGCGCGGGATTGGGCGAGCGCTTCGGACGCGTCCCGCCACGCCTCCGCGACCCCGAGCAACGCCCCACCATCTGGGCGCACGCGGTCTCGGTGGGCGAGGTGCTCGCGGTCAGCGGCCTGATCTCCGAATTGCAGCCGCTCTTGCCTTCGTACCGCATCGTCATCTCGACCACGACCATGACCGGCCAAAAGCTGGCGCGCGACCGTTTTGGCGAGGCCAACGTTTTCTACTTTCCGGTGGACTTCGCCTTCGCCGTGCGCCCTTACCTGCGCGCGCTGCGCCCGGACCTGGTGATTATCGCCGAAACCGAGTTCTGGCCGAACTTCCTGCGCCTGGCGCGGCAATCCGGCGCGCGCATAGCCGTGGTCAACGCGCGCATCTCCGACCGCTCTTTCCCGCGCTACCGGCGTTTTCGTGCGCTGATCGCCCCCGTGCTGCGGCAGGTGGACGTTTTTCTCGCGCAAGGTGACGAGGACCGCCGCCGCCTGATCGCAATCGGCGCGCCCGCCGAGCGTGTGCAGGTCAGCGGCAACTTGAAGTTCGATCTCAAACCTGCAAGCGAAACGCCGCTTGTTGCCCAGTTCAAATCAGTGCTCACCGGCATCGGACAGGTTCTCGTCTGTGGCAGCACGGTCGAAGGCGAGGAGTCCATCGTGCTGCGCGCGTTCGCAGCCGTTCGGGAGCGCTTTCCCAAGGCGCTGATGATCCTTGCGCCTCGTCATCCCGAGCGCTTCGCGCAAGTAGTGGAACTGGTCGCCACCTCGGGCCTGCACTCCTGGCGCAGATCGCAGTGGGACGCCTCGCAACCGATCGGCCCGGGCATCCTCTTGCTGGACACCATCGGCGAACTTGCCTCAACCTACGCACTGGCCGACATCGCCTTCGTGGGTGGCAGCCTGGTGCCCAAGGGCGGACACAACATCCTGGAGGCGGCGCAGCACGGGGTTGCCATCGTGGTCGGTCCGCACACGGAAAATTTCCGCGACATGGTCGCGCTCTTCCGCCACGCCGACGCCGTGGTGATCGCCAACGCCGACGAACTCGCGCCAACGTTCCTGAAATTGCTGGCCGACGAAAACCGCCGCCACGATCTTGGCGCGCGCGCGTGTGCAATCCTGCGCGCCAATTCCGGCGCCACGGCTCGCACCCTTGCCGCGCTGGAATCGCTGCTGGCGGAGCGGAACGCACCCGCCAGCGCTACGTCCAAAATCTCGCCGCGGCTGGAGACCTGA
- the lpxK gene encoding tetraacyldisaccharide 4'-kinase: protein MATRILSGLFGGAVRLRNSLYDAGALPAKRLKGPVVSVGNLSVGGSGKTPFVILLGELLNFRGVAFDVLSRGYRRQTRGVALVDPGGLPHQFGDEPLLIARRLQIPVILGEDRHAAGAFAERRFGPQLHLLDDGFQHRQLARDFDIVLVTPDDARDRLLPAGRLREPLSALRRADAVVLASGADSANFPLDGKTVWRVRRGILTRDTPPHPLAFCGIARPQGFFAQLRKAGIDVSAEVVFPDHHAYTEKDLRDLQFVAEQNQAGGFVTTEKDAVNLAGYLSSLKPLSVVPVKMDLADSPRALDCLLETLKRRGKPVS from the coding sequence ATGGCGACCCGCATTCTCTCCGGCCTGTTCGGTGGCGCGGTCCGGCTGCGCAATTCGCTCTATGACGCCGGCGCGCTGCCGGCCAAGCGGTTGAAGGGCCCGGTGGTCAGCGTCGGCAATCTTTCCGTCGGCGGATCGGGCAAAACTCCGTTCGTGATTTTGCTCGGCGAACTGCTCAACTTCCGCGGTGTCGCCTTCGACGTGCTCTCGCGCGGATACCGCCGCCAGACCCGCGGCGTTGCACTGGTGGATCCCGGCGGGCTGCCGCACCAGTTCGGCGACGAGCCGCTGCTCATCGCGCGCCGCTTGCAGATTCCGGTCATTCTCGGTGAAGACCGCCACGCTGCGGGTGCGTTCGCCGAACGGCGTTTCGGACCGCAACTTCACCTGCTCGACGACGGTTTCCAGCACCGCCAGCTCGCGCGCGATTTCGACATCGTGCTGGTCACGCCCGACGATGCCCGCGATCGGCTGCTGCCCGCCGGGCGACTGCGTGAGCCGCTCAGCGCTCTGCGCCGCGCCGATGCCGTCGTGCTCGCCAGCGGCGCTGATTCCGCCAATTTCCCGCTCGACGGCAAAACCGTGTGGCGCGTCCGCCGCGGAATTCTTACGCGCGACACCCCGCCGCATCCGCTCGCCTTCTGCGGCATCGCACGCCCCCAAGGTTTCTTCGCGCAGCTCCGCAAGGCTGGAATCGATGTTTCTGCCGAGGTCGTTTTTCCCGATCACCACGCTTACACCGAGAAGGACCTCCGCGATCTACAATTCGTCGCCGAGCAGAACCAGGCCGGCGGGTTTGTGACTACCGAGAAAGACGCGGTCAATCTCGCTGGCTATCTCTCATCGCTGAAGCCGTTGTCGGTTGTCCCGGTAAAGATGGACCTCGCCGACTCTCCGCGCGCGCTGGATTGCCTGCTGGAAACGCTGAAGCGCCGCGGAAAACCGGTGTCGTGA
- a CDS encoding bifunctional hydroxymethylpyrimidine kinase/phosphomethylpyrimidine kinase — translation MLKHTKQSDRLRKIVDAFPRLTVTVVADLVADEFIYGEISRVSREAPVLILKHRDRTVVPGGGGNAVYNLAALGVTVLPVGVIGDDAPGRLLLRAFRQKRISTSGILRLKGYTTVTKTRILAGMTHTARQQVVRVDREPERELDFMHQQDLVASANRFLRASDALLISDYGYGSATPQMLKDLRSRGAIQDIPVTLDSRYRLLQYAGATAATPNEPEVEQALGMRIGNDSARLLTAGKKILQRMKLESLVITRGRDGMVAFTRKHKPVEIPIHGSDQVADVTGAGDTVIATFTAALAAGAEAEDAARLANFAGGIVVMKRGTATLGREELLQAVEHAAPLHA, via the coding sequence ATGTTGAAGCATACGAAACAGTCCGACCGCCTGCGCAAAATCGTCGACGCCTTCCCGCGCCTCACCGTCACCGTCGTGGCTGACCTGGTCGCCGACGAATTCATCTACGGCGAAATTTCCCGTGTCTCGCGCGAGGCCCCGGTGCTCATCCTCAAACACCGCGACCGCACCGTGGTCCCGGGTGGCGGCGGCAACGCGGTGTACAACCTCGCCGCCCTCGGCGTCACCGTGCTGCCGGTGGGCGTCATCGGCGATGACGCCCCCGGGCGCCTGCTGCTCCGCGCCTTTCGCCAGAAGCGCATCTCCACCTCCGGTATCCTGCGCCTGAAGGGCTACACCACGGTTACCAAGACGCGCATCCTCGCCGGCATGACCCACACGGCGCGCCAGCAGGTGGTCCGCGTGGACCGTGAGCCGGAGCGCGAACTCGATTTCATGCACCAGCAGGACCTGGTTGCCTCCGCCAACCGCTTTCTCCGCGCCTCCGACGCCCTGCTGATCTCCGATTACGGCTACGGCAGCGCCACCCCGCAGATGCTCAAGGACCTGCGCTCGCGCGGCGCCATCCAAGACATTCCGGTGACGCTCGACTCGCGCTATCGCCTGCTGCAATACGCCGGCGCGACCGCCGCCACGCCCAACGAACCCGAAGTCGAGCAGGCGCTCGGCATGCGCATCGGGAACGATTCGGCGCGCCTGCTCACCGCCGGTAAGAAAATTCTCCAGCGCATGAAGCTGGAGTCGCTGGTCATTACCCGCGGGCGCGACGGCATGGTCGCCTTTACCCGCAAGCACAAGCCAGTCGAGATTCCGATTCACGGCAGCGACCAGGTGGCCGACGTCACCGGCGCAGGCGACACCGTCATCGCCACCTTCACCGCTGCCTTGGCCGCCGGCGCCGAAGCCGAAGACGCCGCGCGCCTCGCAAATTTTGCCGGCGGCATCGTGGTCATGAAGCGTGGCACCGCCACCCTCGGCCGCGAAGAACTTTTGCAGGCCGTGGAGCACGCTGCTCCATTACACGCATGA
- a CDS encoding adenylyltransferase/cytidyltransferase family protein: MSATEDKILTRDQLRRRVDQWRRAGERIILTNGCFDLLHVGHIRYLRAAKQLGGRLVVGLNADESVRGLKGEGRPLMPAAERAEIVAALADVDAVVIFPEPDVRALIRELRPDIHAKGTDYTLDNVPERDTVRECGGCVAIVGDPKDHSATGFISRIARRERP, encoded by the coding sequence ATGAGCGCTACCGAGGACAAGATCCTTACCCGCGATCAACTCCGCCGCCGCGTGGACCAATGGCGCCGCGCCGGCGAGCGCATCATCCTGACCAACGGCTGCTTCGACCTGCTGCATGTCGGTCACATTCGCTACCTGCGCGCCGCCAAGCAACTCGGCGGAAGACTCGTGGTCGGACTGAATGCGGACGAGTCGGTGCGCGGGTTGAAGGGTGAGGGCCGTCCGCTCATGCCCGCCGCCGAGCGCGCCGAAATTGTGGCCGCCCTTGCCGATGTGGATGCCGTGGTTATCTTTCCCGAACCCGACGTGCGCGCCCTCATTCGCGAACTCCGCCCCGACATCCATGCCAAGGGCACGGACTACACCCTGGACAATGTTCCCGAGCGCGACACCGTCCGGGAATGCGGCGGGTGCGTCGCCATCGTCGGCGATCCCAAGGACCACTCCGCCACCGGGTTCATCTCCCGCATCGCTCGCAGGGAGCGGCCGTGA
- a CDS encoding glycosyltransferase family 9 protein: MNLLVVRLGSMGDIIHTLPAVVALRRAFPGATIGWAVEPRWAALLSSVAAISAPRSPEKPLADIIHAVDTLAWRAALLSGETWRAARDAIRELRARRYDLAIDFQGAWKSAILAQLSRAPRRLGFMQPREKPATLFYTHQVAARGRHVVEQNLSLAAAVAPPLSRPGEPAPKRSEGARQRGAVPETPYGAPTQHDEFSFPLPRDPAAERAVDRQLRAHGLHSLVIVNPGAGWGAKCWPAERYAEVVRALAVHGLRTIVNFGPGEEQLARDVERAANTVPDAVAPPLSRPGESAPKRSERPRQGGSVPPAIAMSATVAELMALCRRARLCIGGDTGPVHLAAALDVPLVALFGPTDPARTGPYSPRAIVLRSFVSQTTSSHEKEPEAGLLQITATEVIAAARYLLAQPAEVRQR, from the coding sequence GTGAATCTGCTGGTCGTGCGCCTCGGCTCGATGGGCGACATCATTCATACCCTGCCCGCGGTGGTCGCGCTGCGCCGCGCCTTTCCCGGCGCGACCATCGGCTGGGCGGTGGAGCCGCGCTGGGCCGCGCTCCTCTCCTCCGTAGCCGCGATCTCCGCCCCGCGCTCGCCCGAGAAGCCGCTGGCGGACATCATTCACGCGGTGGACACGCTCGCCTGGCGCGCCGCCCTGCTGTCCGGCGAAACCTGGCGCGCCGCTCGCGATGCTATCCGCGAACTTCGCGCCCGGCGTTATGACCTCGCGATTGATTTCCAGGGTGCGTGGAAATCCGCCATCCTGGCGCAGCTTTCGCGCGCCCCGCGCCGCCTCGGCTTCATGCAGCCGCGTGAAAAGCCGGCGACGCTTTTCTACACCCACCAGGTCGCCGCCCGCGGCCGCCACGTGGTCGAGCAGAACCTTTCACTCGCTGCCGCGGTTGCCCCACCCTTGTCTCGTCCGGGGGAGCCTGCCCCGAAGCGTAGCGAGGGGGCGAGACAGCGCGGGGCAGTTCCTGAAACTCCGTACGGGGCCCCCACGCAGCACGACGAATTCAGTTTCCCCCTCCCGCGCGATCCCGCCGCCGAGCGCGCTGTCGATCGGCAACTGCGTGCCCACGGTCTTCACAGCTTGGTGATCGTCAATCCCGGCGCCGGCTGGGGCGCCAAGTGCTGGCCCGCCGAGCGCTACGCCGAAGTCGTACGCGCGCTCGCCGTGCACGGCCTGCGCACCATCGTGAACTTCGGTCCCGGTGAGGAACAGCTCGCCCGCGATGTCGAGCGCGCCGCCAACACGGTTCCTGATGCGGTTGCCCCACCCTTGTCGCGGCCGGGTGAGTCTGCCCCGAAGCGAAGCGAGAGGCCGCGACAGGGTGGGAGCGTCCCTCCCGCCATCGCCATGTCCGCCACCGTCGCCGAACTCATGGCTCTCTGCCGGCGCGCTCGCCTCTGCATTGGCGGTGACACCGGCCCTGTCCACCTCGCGGCGGCTCTCGACGTTCCCCTGGTCGCGTTGTTCGGTCCCACCGATCCGGCCCGCACCGGCCCCTACAGCCCTCGCGCCATCGTGCTGCGCAGTTTCGTCAGTCAGACCACCAGCTCGCACGAAAAAGAACCGGAAGCAGGTCTGTTGCAGATTACCGCCACTGAAGTAATCGCCGCCGCCCGTTACCTGCTGGCACAACCGGCCGAGGTCCGCCAACGTTGA
- a CDS encoding isoprenylcysteine carboxylmethyltransferase family protein, with the protein MTTWSRIARRIRVPLGFIFAALYLWLAHPIWLSLVIGGIIAFAGLAVRAVASGHISKNSELTMSGPYAYTRNPLYLGSIIIAAGFAVAARSAWIVLALVVLFVAIYIPVIRSEEAFLRSRFPEFEAYARDVPRLFPRFRNPSAGSFSRELYLKHREYNAVFGTAVMLAALAAKLLWAGR; encoded by the coding sequence TTGACGACCTGGTCCCGCATCGCGCGTCGCATCCGAGTTCCTCTCGGCTTCATCTTCGCCGCGCTCTACCTGTGGCTGGCGCACCCGATTTGGCTCTCCCTCGTGATCGGCGGCATCATCGCCTTCGCCGGGCTTGCGGTACGTGCCGTCGCCTCCGGCCATATCAGCAAGAATTCCGAGCTCACCATGTCCGGTCCGTACGCCTATACCCGCAATCCGCTGTATCTCGGATCCATCATCATCGCCGCTGGGTTTGCGGTGGCCGCGCGCAGCGCGTGGATCGTGCTCGCGCTGGTCGTGCTTTTCGTGGCCATTTACATTCCAGTCATCCGCTCCGAGGAAGCCTTCCTGCGCTCGCGTTTTCCCGAGTTCGAAGCCTACGCTCGCGATGTGCCGCGCCTCTTCCCCCGTTTCCGGAATCCCTCCGCCGGTTCTTTTTCCCGCGAACTTTATCTCAAGCATCGCGAGTACAATGCTGTCTTCGGTACCGCCGTGATGCTGGCGGCTTTGGCGGCCAAGCTGCTCTGGGCCGGACGCTAA